The following proteins are co-located in the Triticum aestivum cultivar Chinese Spring chromosome 1A, IWGSC CS RefSeq v2.1, whole genome shotgun sequence genome:
- the LOC123059977 gene encoding WRKY transcription factor WRKY24 — protein MAMTPPSSFPPASPSSYFNMSSGFLDSPVLLTPSLFASPTTGAFPSHQFNWMGTPENDGLQGSTSQDEQRQYSGFTFQTTAPLPAVTTTTASSFLQSSMPMAQLVGDSYEQQQQPWSYQDTGMNGGARPAEFTTQFEPPTTSTIMATTAPDVLGNGAYSVPVPSGTAGYRVQSRRPSSDDGYNWRKYGQKQMKGSENPRSYYKCSFAGCPTKKKVEQAPDGQVTEIVYKGTHNHPKPQNPRRGSGSAVSSSYALQCHGANDASSDALSGTPENSSASYGEDETNGVSSRLAGAVGGGDDQFDDEEPDCKRWRSDGEATIMGVGNRTVREPRVVVQTMSDIDILDDGYRWRKYGQKVVKGNPNPRSYYKCTTPNCPVRKHVERASQDLRAVVTTYEGKHNHDVPAARGSAAAAARYRAATLQPAASYLQGAGGYSSLRPDGFGGVDGGGAPAEMSGFALSGFGNPSYSYPSMQEQQQQQSDAMYYDASRTKDEPRDDMFFGHSSMF, from the exons ATGGCCATGACGCCGCCGTCCTCCTTCCCGCCGGCGTCCCCGTCGTCGTACTTCAACATGTCCTCCGGGTTCCTCGACTCGCCGGTCCTCCTCACCCCCAGC CTATTCGCATCGCCGACGACGGGCGCATTCCCCTCGCACCAGTTCAACTGGATGGGGACGCCGGAGAACGACGGCCTGCAGGGAAGCACCAGCCAGGACGAGCAGCGGCAGTACTCCGGCTTCACGTTCCAGAcgacggcgccgctgccggcggTGACCACCACGACCGCGTCCTCCTTCCTGCAGTCGTCCATGCCCATGGCTCAACTG GTGGGAGACTCGtacgagcagcagcagcaaccgtgGAGCTACCAAGACACGGGCATGAACGGGGGCGCGAGGCCGGCCGAGTTCACCACGCAATTCGAGCCGCCGACCACGTCGACCATCATGGCGACGACGGCGCCCGACGTGCTCGGGAACGGCGCCTACAGCGTCCCGGTGCCGTCGGGGACGGCCGGGTACCGCGTGCAGAGCCGGCGGCCGTCGTCGGACGACGGCTACAACTGGCGCAAGTACGGGCAGAAGCAGATGAAGGGGAGCGAGAACCCGCGCAGCTACTACAAGTGCTCCTTCGCCGGCTGCCCCACCAAGAAGAAGGTGGAGCAGGCGCCCGACGGTCAGGTCACCGAGATCGTCTACAAGGGCACGCACAACCACCCCAAGCCGCAGAACCCGCGCCGGGGCTCCGGCTCGGCGGTGTCGTCGTCGTACGCGCTGCAGTGCCACGGGGCCAACGACGCGTCGAGCGACGCGCTCTCCGGCACGCCCGAGAACTCCTCGGCGTCCTACGGGGAGGACGAGACGAACGGCGTGAGCTCGAGGCTGGCCGGAGCCGTCGGCGGCGGTGATGATCAGTTCGACGACGAGGAGCCTGACTGCAAGAGATGGAggagcgacggcgaggcgacgattATGGGCGTCGGCAACCGGACGGTGCGGGAGCCGAGGGTCGTCGTCCAGACGATGAGCGACATCGACATCCTCGACGATGGCTACCGGTGGCGCAAGTACGGGCAGAAGGTGGTCAAGGGCAACCCAAACCCGAG GAGCTACTACAAGTGCACGACGCCCAACTGCCCGGTGCGGAAGCACGTGGAGCGCGCGTCGCAGGACCTGCGGGCCGTGGTCACCACGTACGAGGGCAAGCACAACCACGACGTGCCGGCTGCGCGCGGGAGTGCCGCCGCAGCAGCACGGTACCGCGCCGCGACGCTGCAACCGGCCGCGAGCTACCTGCAGGGCGCCGGCGGCTATTCCAGCCTTCGCCCCGACGGGTTCGGcggcgtcgacggcggcggcgcgccCGCGGAGATGAGCGGGTTCGCGCTGTCCGGGTTCGGCAACCCCTCGTACTCGTACCCGAGCatgcaggagcagcagcagcaacagagcgACGCGATGTACTACGACGCCTCGAGGACCAAGGACGAGCCGAGGGACGACATGTTCTTCGGCCACTCGTCGATGTTCTGA